A genomic window from Shewanella vesiculosa includes:
- a CDS encoding PepSY domain-containing protein has protein sequence MAKRSNRFWFKLHGWFSLPVWIIFCFVCLTGTISVISHELTWLTNPDARATNPQNLTEKPMSELVDIVQQAHPTANITTVMSFESYLVNAVIFSDRDVPFAIAYVNQYTGQIQAINLGMTFTNFMRSLHGWLLFPWHSNYSVGYYIVCFMAIVMLGALVSGLVIYKKFWRAFTQPKLRINQGKKTLLADLHRLAGVWSMWFLMLMSITGLWYLAQAIMWHNHIEIEEHPPLVEASQLITTTDGAPIRPYTLANALHLAEQTFADFKSTYIMLPEHNRDTYKVYGQGDHIFYDQYAYGVTVNPWSGNIESERSPAAMTTLQTLSHIANPLHYGTIGGLWTKVIWFIFGVFLTGMSITGFLMWGSRTVKAARTELDDSLTMHNSSLVEQEGN, from the coding sequence ATGGCAAAACGTAGTAATCGATTTTGGTTTAAGCTTCATGGCTGGTTTTCATTACCCGTATGGATAATATTTTGTTTTGTGTGCCTTACCGGGACCATTTCAGTGATAAGTCATGAGTTAACCTGGCTGACCAATCCTGACGCTCGCGCAACTAATCCGCAAAATTTGACTGAAAAGCCGATGTCAGAACTCGTTGACATTGTGCAACAAGCGCACCCAACAGCAAACATCACCACAGTGATGAGCTTTGAGTCTTATCTGGTTAATGCAGTCATCTTTAGTGATCGCGATGTGCCTTTTGCTATCGCTTACGTCAATCAATACACAGGCCAAATACAAGCAATCAACCTTGGCATGACCTTCACTAATTTTATGCGTTCCTTACATGGCTGGTTGCTGTTTCCTTGGCACAGTAATTACAGTGTTGGCTATTACATTGTCTGTTTCATGGCCATTGTGATGTTAGGAGCGCTGGTATCTGGACTGGTGATTTATAAAAAGTTCTGGCGCGCTTTTACTCAGCCTAAATTACGAATAAACCAAGGTAAAAAAACGCTGCTTGCAGATCTCCATCGATTGGCTGGCGTGTGGTCAATGTGGTTTTTAATGTTAATGAGCATTACGGGGTTATGGTATTTAGCACAGGCGATTATGTGGCACAATCATATCGAGATTGAAGAACATCCTCCTTTAGTCGAAGCCAGTCAGCTTATAACGACAACCGATGGTGCGCCAATTAGGCCATATACTTTGGCCAATGCACTTCATCTCGCAGAGCAAACCTTCGCGGATTTTAAAAGTACTTACATTATGCTTCCTGAGCACAATCGAGATACTTACAAAGTGTATGGTCAAGGAGATCATATTTTCTATGATCAATACGCTTATGGTGTGACGGTTAATCCTTGGAGCGGCAATATTGAAAGTGAAAGATCGCCAGCGGCAATGACGACGTTACAAACGCTATCACATATCGCTAATCCCCTGCATTACGGCACAATCGGCGGTCTGTGGACCAAAGTGATTTGGTTTATTTTTGGCGTATTTCTAACGGGTATGTCTATCACAGGATTTTTAATGTGGGGAAGTCGAACCGTAAAAGCTGCCAGAACCGAACTCGACGATTCGTTGACAATGCATAACTCATCGCTAGTCGAGCAGGAAGGTAACTAA
- a CDS encoding YkgJ family cysteine cluster protein: MPTNIITMFPESSDKSSTPASISAVEQPAAVTCSNCQACCCRLEVMLITETGVPKVYIAKDNWGGEVMRRLDDGWCAALDRDTMMCSIYEVRPLICREFEMAEYECVSEREAFGI, from the coding sequence ATGCCCACCAATATCATTACCATGTTCCCTGAGTCGTCCGATAAATCATCGACTCCCGCATCGATAAGCGCTGTAGAGCAACCAGCAGCTGTGACCTGTTCAAATTGCCAGGCCTGTTGTTGCCGCTTAGAAGTAATGTTAATCACCGAAACCGGTGTGCCTAAAGTGTATATAGCCAAAGATAATTGGGGCGGAGAAGTGATGCGCCGTCTTGATGATGGTTGGTGTGCCGCGCTAGATCGAGACACTATGATGTGTTCAATTTACGAAGTTCGGCCACTGATTTGTCGTGAATTTGAAATGGCCGAATACGAATGTGTCTCTGAACGCGAAGCTTTCGGAATATAA